From the Acidobacteriota bacterium genome, the window GGATCAGCGGAGTGCTTCCTCGAGGACCTCCGAGACCTGCTTGGAGGCGTCCTCCACCCGCTCCTCGTAGGCCTTTCTCGAAGCCTCGATGGCGAGCAGGCGGTCAGCGAGGTTTAGCGCGGCCAGGATGGCGATCTTGGTCATGTCCGTGAGCCGCGTCTCCTTCTGGATCTTGCGCATGGTCTCGTCGACCGTGCCGCCGACCCGTTGCGCCCTCTCCGGCGAACCGTGGACCCTGACCTGAAAGGTCTGGCCCAGGATGTCCAGTTCGACGAGGTGGTCCCCCTGGGGGTTCATGGTCATACCGCCTCGAACTCCTGGAGGAGTTCCTCGACGACCGCCTTCAGTTCCTGGCGCTCCTTCTCGAAGAACCGGACCTGCTGACGGAGCTTCTCGGCCTCGTCCTTCAGGGCCGCGTTCTCCTCCTGGAGCTTGCGGTTGGCGTCCCTGGACTCCCTCAACACCCGGGCCACTTCCCTGGCCCTCTCTTTGAGCCGGTCGAAGAGCTCTGGAGAAAGATCCTTCACGTCGCCTTCGAAAAGCATGGCTGTCTCCTAGCGCAGGACGGCCCCGAAGGCCTCCTGCAGGGCGCCCGCCACCCGGTCGGGCACGGGCGCGACATCCGCGTCGGACAGGGTCCGATCCATGGATTGGAAAACCAGCGAGAAGGTCACCGCCTTCCTCCCCGGTGGAATGCCCTTGCCCTCGTAGGCGTCCACGAAGCGCACCTGGGAGAGCAGCGGCAGGTCCAGGGCCAGGAGGAGGGACTCGACACGGCCCCAGGGGATCCCGGACTCCAGCAGGAAGGTGAAGTCCCTGATGACGGCCGGGAAGCGCGAGAAGGGGTGGAAGGACGGATCCGGAAGGGATTCCCCGAATCCGTCCAGATTCAGTTCCGCGGCGTGGAGCGCCCCGCTCTTGATCCCCACGGCCTCGAGGGCTTCACCAGAGAGCGAACCCAGACGCCCAACGGGACGGCCTTCGCAGAGGACGGTCAGGCGGAGGCCCGGATGGAAGGGCGCCCCCTCCTCCTCGACGAAGGAGACGCGGAAACCCAGCCTGTTCAGGACGGTCTCCACGCGGCCCTTCAGGTGCAGAAGACCGGGGGGCTCCGGCTCGCCCCACCGGACCGGCGGATCGTCCGCGTAGAGGACCGCCGCCGCCCTCGGCCGCTCCCGGAGGCCGTTTTCTCCCTCCAGGTAGACTCGGCCGACCTCGAAGAGGGCGAGACGCCTCTGGCCCCGGGCCCGGTTCCGGGCGACGGCGGCGCACAGGGGGCCCAGGAGGGTCGTCCTCAGGACCGAGGCCTGGGGGCTGAGCGGATTGGCGAGCCCCCTGGCCGGTCCCTCCCCCACGGCGGCCTCCAGCGCGGGATCGGTCATGGACATGTGAACGACCTCGCGAAAACCGGCGGCGGAGAAGGCGTCCCTCAAGCGCTCCTCGAGCAATAGCTCGGCCGGGCGCCCGCCCACGGGATCCACCCTCTGGGGCAGATCGGACGGCAGGTCCGAAAGCCCCCGAATCCGCACCACTTCCTCGATCAGATCCGCTTCGCGGGAGACGTCCACCCGGAAGGATGGCACGGAGACCTCCCAGACGACGCCCGCGAGCTCATCGACCCTCTCCACGCCGAAGCCGAGGCACCGCAGAATCTCCTCGCAGCGCCTGGGGGGGACACGGATCCCCACGAGGGCCTCCAGGCGGGCGTGGCGCAGGCGGACCGGGGGACGAACGGGGGCCTGGGCGGCCACATCCACTCGTCCCTTCGCCAGCTTCCCCCCGCAGATTTCCAGGATCAATCGGGCGCACCGGTCGAGGGCCGTCTCCGGCCCCCGCCAGTCCACGCCCCGCTCGAAGCGGTGGGAGGCGTCGGTGTGGAGGGCCATCCTCTTGCTCGTCCAGCGGACGTTGACGGGATCGAAAACGGCTCCCTCCAGAAGGACGTCCCGTGTAACCGGAGTCACCCCCGTGTCCTCCC encodes:
- a CDS encoding cell division protein ZapA, which codes for MTMNPQGDHLVELDILGQTFQVRVHGSPERAQRVGGTVDETMRKIQKETRLTDMTKIAILAALNLADRLLAIEASRKAYEERVEDASKQVSEVLEEALR
- the pheT gene encoding phenylalanine--tRNA ligase subunit beta, with the protein product MRFPLSWIGEYVDLPGDPAVAAEAFTLSGSEVEGMDSAEGETVCEFGITVNRPDCMNAFGLAREASVLFGRPLNPPPADCPEEGPPIQDLTSVTVEAPDLCPRYAARVIVGARVGQSPPWMQKRLLQCGLRPINAVVDATNYVLLELGHPLHAFDLDRLEGRRIVVRRAVEGEKITTLDGVERTLGVDHLVIADARRPVALAGVMGGEDTGVTPVTRDVLLEGAVFDPVNVRWTSKRMALHTDASHRFERGVDWRGPETALDRCARLILEICGGKLAKGRVDVAAQAPVRPPVRLRHARLEALVGIRVPPRRCEEILRCLGFGVERVDELAGVVWEVSVPSFRVDVSREADLIEEVVRIRGLSDLPSDLPQRVDPVGGRPAELLLEERLRDAFSAAGFREVVHMSMTDPALEAAVGEGPARGLANPLSPQASVLRTTLLGPLCAAVARNRARGQRRLALFEVGRVYLEGENGLRERPRAAAVLYADDPPVRWGEPEPPGLLHLKGRVETVLNRLGFRVSFVEEEGAPFHPGLRLTVLCEGRPVGRLGSLSGEALEAVGIKSGALHAAELNLDGFGESLPDPSFHPFSRFPAVIRDFTFLLESGIPWGRVESLLLALDLPLLSQVRFVDAYEGKGIPPGRKAVTFSLVFQSMDRTLSDADVAPVPDRVAGALQEAFGAVLR